In the genome of Molothrus aeneus isolate 106 chromosome 5, BPBGC_Maene_1.0, whole genome shotgun sequence, one region contains:
- the SYNGR1 gene encoding synaptogyrin-1 isoform X2, producing the protein MDGGAFGAGKAGGAFDPQAFIRQPQTILRFVSWVFSIVVFGSIVNEGYVNRVDEVEEHCIFNRNHNACNYGITVGVLAFLSCLLYLALDAYFPQISSVKDRKKAVLSDIGVSAFWAFLWFVGFCFLTNQWQASKPEDNPLNEGGDAARAAITFSFFSIFTWGCLAFLAFRRLGDINFQEEYNTLFPNSPSLLP; encoded by the exons ATGGACGGGGGCGCCTTCGGAGCGGGGAAAGCCGGCGGCGCCTTCGACCCGCAGGCCTTCATCCGGCAGCCGCAGACCATCCTGCGGTTCGTCTCCTGG gTGTTCTCCATCGTGGTGTTCGGCTCCATTGTCAATGAAGGGTACGTGAACCGTGTGGATGAGGTGGAAGAGCACTGCATCTTCAACCGCAATCACAATGCCTGCAACTATGGCATTACCGTGGGTGTCCTCGCCTTCCTCAGCTGCCTTCTTTACCTGGCCCTGGATGCCTACTTCCCGCAGATCAGCAGCGTCAAGGACCGCAAGAAGGCAGTGCTCTCGGACATCGGCGTCTCAG CCTTTTGGGCATTCCTCTGGTTCGTTGGCTTCTGCTTTCTGACCAACCAGTGGCAAGCTTCGAAACCAGAGGACAACCCCCTGAATGAGGGAGGGGATGCAGCCCGAGCAGCCATCACGTTCTCGTTCTTCTCTATCTTTACCTGG GGCTGCCTCGCATTTCTGGCTTTCCGGAGACTCGGAGACATTAATTTTCAGGAGGAATACAATACCCTGTTCCCTAACTCCCCATCCTTGCTGCCTTAG
- the SYNGR1 gene encoding synaptogyrin-1 isoform X1: MDGGAFGAGKAGGAFDPQAFIRQPQTILRFVSWVFSIVVFGSIVNEGYVNRVDEVEEHCIFNRNHNACNYGITVGVLAFLSCLLYLALDAYFPQISSVKDRKKAVLSDIGVSAFWAFLWFVGFCFLTNQWQASKPEDNPLNEGGDAARAAITFSFFSIFTWVGQAFLAYQRFQLGADSALFSQDYMDPSQDSGMPYAPYTNEEDAPDAVGTYQQPPPADAFDTETQGYQTQNY; encoded by the exons ATGGACGGGGGCGCCTTCGGAGCGGGGAAAGCCGGCGGCGCCTTCGACCCGCAGGCCTTCATCCGGCAGCCGCAGACCATCCTGCGGTTCGTCTCCTGG gTGTTCTCCATCGTGGTGTTCGGCTCCATTGTCAATGAAGGGTACGTGAACCGTGTGGATGAGGTGGAAGAGCACTGCATCTTCAACCGCAATCACAATGCCTGCAACTATGGCATTACCGTGGGTGTCCTCGCCTTCCTCAGCTGCCTTCTTTACCTGGCCCTGGATGCCTACTTCCCGCAGATCAGCAGCGTCAAGGACCGCAAGAAGGCAGTGCTCTCGGACATCGGCGTCTCAG CCTTTTGGGCATTCCTCTGGTTCGTTGGCTTCTGCTTTCTGACCAACCAGTGGCAAGCTTCGAAACCAGAGGACAACCCCCTGAATGAGGGAGGGGATGCAGCCCGAGCAGCCATCACGTTCTCGTTCTTCTCTATCTTTACCTGG GTGGGCCAGGCGTTCCTGGCGTATCAGCGTTTCCAGTTGGGTGCCGATTCGGCCCTCTTCTCCCAGGACTACATGGACCCAAGCCAGGACTCCGGCATGCCTTATGCTCCCTACACGAACGAGGAGGATGCTCCAGATGCGGTGGGGACGTACCAGCAGCCCCCTCCAGCAGATGCTTTCGACACCGAGACACAGGGGTACCAAACGCAGAACTACTGA